A window from Urocitellus parryii isolate mUroPar1 chromosome 1, mUroPar1.hap1, whole genome shotgun sequence encodes these proteins:
- the LOC113179662 gene encoding protocadherin beta-2 yields the protein METRERKELLLEQRQVLIFFVLLGMTLAGSESRRYSVAEEMESGFFVANLLKDLGLEVDELIVRGPRVVSKGKKLSLQFDRQTGDLFLNEKLDREELCGSTEPCVLPFQVLLENPLQFFQAELQIRDINDHFPVFLDKEIFLKISESTTPGTTFLIERAQDLDVGSNSLQNYTISPNFYFHLTIQDSTDGILPQLVLDKALDREEQPELRLTLTALDGGTPPRSGTALVLIEILDINDNAPEFTKVLYEVRVPENSPIGSHVATVSARDLDIGVYGQISYAFFQASEDIRKTFQINAKSGELLLTQKLDFESVQTYTINIQATDGGGLSASSVVLIQVIDLNDNPPELTMSTLINQIPENLQETIIAIFSVSDSDSGDNGRIVCSIPDDLPFFLKPSVENFYTLVTNTALDRETRSEYNVTITVSDMGTPRLKTEQSIIILISDVNDNAPAFSQKSYTLLVHENNQPALHIGSVHATDRDSGTNAQITYSLLPNQDLHLPLSSLVSINADNGQLFALRALDFEALQAFEFRVGATDQGSPALSSQALVRVVVLDDNDNSPFVLYPMQNASAPCTELVPRAAEQGYLVTKVVAVDGDSGQNAWLSYQLLKTTEPGLFGVWAHNGEVRTTRLLSERDAARHRLVVLVKDNGEPPLSASVTLHVLLVDGFSQPYLPLPEVAPERAQGDWLTVYLVIALASVSSLFLFSVLVFVVVRLCRRRRAVPLGVCSMPEGHFPGHLVDVSGRGTLSQSYQYEVCLMGGSGTSEFKVPKPIIPNFLAQGVETESDENPSFRNNFEFS from the coding sequence ATGGaaaccagagagagaaaggaactcCTTCTGGAACAAAGGCAAGTCCTGATATTCTTTGTCTTGCTGGGCATGACTCTGGCTGGTTCTGAGAGTAGGCGCTATTCGGTGGCTGAGGAAATGGAGAGTGGCTTTTTTGTGGCCAATTTATTAAAAGACTTGGGGCTGGAAGTAGATGAACTGATTGTGCGGGGTCCCCGGGTTGTATCCAAAGGGAAAAAACTGAGTTTACAGTTTGATAGGCAGACaggggatttatttttaaatgagaagctGGACCGAGAGGAGTTATGTGGTTCTACAGAGCCCTGTGTATTACCTTTCCAGGTGTTATTGGAAAATCCCTTGCAGTTTTTTCAGGCTGAGCTACAGATTAGGGACATAAATGATCATTTTCCAGTCTTCCtagacaaagaaatatttttgaaaatttcagaaaGTACCACACCTGGAACCACTTTCCTAATAGAACGTGCTCAGGACTTAGATGTAGGAAGCAATAGTCTCCAAAATTACACAATCAGCCCCAATTTCTACTTTCATCTTACAATACAAGACAGTACTGATGGCATATTACCACAACTGGTGTTGGACAAAGCACTGGATCGAGAGGAACAGCCTGAACTCAGGTTAACTCTTACAGCGCTGGATGGCGGTACTCCACCAAGGTCTGGTACTGCCCTGGTCCTCATTGAAATCTTGGACATCAATgacaatgcccctgagtttacaAAAGTACTCTATGAGGTGCGGGTTCCAGAAAACAGCCCCATTGGATCCCACGTTGCTACTGTCTCTGCCAGGGATTTAGATATTGGAGTTTATGGACAAATATCTTATGCATTTTTCCAAGCCTCTGAAGATATTCGCAAAACCtttcaaataaatgcaaaatcGGGAGAACTCCTTTTAACACAAAAGCTGGATTTTGAATCAGTTCAGACTTACACTATAAATATTCAGGCAACAGATGGTGGGGGCCTTTCTGCAAGTTCTGTGGTTCTTATCCAAGTGATAGACTTGAATGACAACCCTCCAGAACTGACCATGTCCACACTTATCAATCAAATACCAGAAAACTTGCAAGAAACCATAATTGCCATATTCAGTGTTTCAGATTCTGACTCTGGAGACAACGGAAGAATAGTGTGCTCTATCCCAGAtgatcttcctttcttcctgaaaCCGTCTGTAGAGAACTTCTACACTCTGGTGACAAACACAGCCCTGGACAGGGAGACCAGGTCTGAGTATAATGTCACCATCACTGTTAGTGACATGGGGACACCCAGACTGAAAACTGAGCAGAGCATAATAATCCTTATCTCTGACGTCAATGACAATGCCCCTGCTTTCTCCCAAAAGTCATACACGCTGTTGGTGCACGAGAACAACCAGCCCGCTCTGCACATAGGCAGTGTCCACGCCACAGACAGAGACTCAGGCACCAACGCCCAGATCACCTACTCGCTGCTGCCAAACCAGGACCTACACCTGCCCCTCTCCTCGCTGGTCTCCATCAACGCAGACAATGGGCAGCTGTTTGCGCTGAGGGCGCTGGACTTCGAGGCCCTGCAGGCATTCGAGTTCCGCGTGGGCGCCACAGACCAAGGCTCTCCCGCGCTCAGCAGCCAGGCGCTGGTGCGAGTGGTGGTGCTGGACGACAATGACAACTCGCCCTTCGTGCTGTACCCAATGCAGAACGCCTCTGCGCCCTGCACTGAGCTGGTGCCCAGGGCAGCAGAGCAGGGCTACCTGGTCACCAAGGTGGTGGCAGTGGATGGAGACTCGGGTCAGAACGCCTGGCTGTCATACCAGCTGCTCAAGACTACTGAGCCAGGGCTGTTTGGCGTGTGGGCGCACAATGGCGAGGTGCGCACCACCAGGCTGCTGAGTGAGCGCGACGCGGCCAGGCACAGGCTGGTGGTGCTGGTCAAGGACAATGGCGAGCCTCCGCTGTCTGCCAGCGTCACGCTGCACGTGCTGCTGGTGGATGGCTTCTCCCAGCCCTACCTGCCGCTCCCGGAAGTGGCGCCCGAGCGCGCGCAGGGGGACTGGCTCACTGTCTACTTGGTCATCGCCTTGGCCTCTGTGTCATcgctcttcctcttctctgtgctGGTGTTCGTGGTTGTGAGGCTGTGCAGGAGGCGCAGGGCGGTGCCGCTGGGTGTCTGTTCTATGCCTGAGGGCCACTTTCCTGGTCACCTGGTGGATGTTAGTGGCAGGGGTACCCTGTCTCAGAGCTACCAATATGAAGTGTGTTTGATGGGCGGCTCAGGCACCAGCGAGTTCAAAGTTCCTAAGCCCATTATCCCCAATTTCCTTGCTCAAGGTGTGGAGACAGAAAGTGACGAAAATCCCAGTTTCAGGAATAATTTTGAATTCAGTTAA
- the Pcdhb3 gene encoding protocadherin beta-3, with translation MEARGESFLRQRQVLLFFVFVCGFLAGFESRRYSVAEEKERGFLIANLAKDLGLTVEELVARGAQIVSKGNKQHFQLSHHTGDLLLKEKMDREELCGPTESCILHFQVLLQNPFQLITQEIQIIDVNDHAPVFFENEMELKIPENSPPGTVIPLEYAEDLDVGKNSLQNYTIVPNSHFHVLMRSRKDGRKYPELVLDRALDREELPEFSLTLIALDGGLPPRSGTAQIHILVLDINDNAPEFAQSLYEVQILENIPINSVIVTVSASDLDTGSFGAISYSFFHASEEILKTFQLNPITGDMQLVKYLNFEAINNYEVDIEAKDGGGLSGKSTVIIQVVDVNDNPPELTLSSVNSPIPENSVETVVAIFSVSDLDSGDNGRVMCSIQNNLPFVLKPSLENFYTLVSEGTLDRESRAEYNITITVTDMGTPRLKTEQSIIILISDVNDNAPAFSQTSYTLLVHENNQPALHIGSVHATDRDSGTNAQITYSLLPNQDPHLPLASLVSINADNGQLFALRALDFEALQAFEFRVGATDQGSPALSSQALVRVVVLDDNDNSPFVLYPMQNASAPCTELVPRAAEQGYLVTKVVAVDGDSGQNAWLSYQLLKTTEPGLFGVWAHNGEVRTTRLLSERDAARHRLVVLVKDNGEPPLSASVTLHVLLVDGFSQPYLPLPEVAPERAQGDWLTVYLVIALASVSSLFLFSVLVFVVVRLCRRRRAVPLGVCSMPEGHFPGHLVDVSGRGTLSQSYQYEVCLMGGSGTSDFLSPIIPTSVIQDP, from the coding sequence ATGGAGGCCAGAGGGGAGAGCTTTCTTAGACAAAGGCAAGtcctgcttttctttgtttttgtgtgtgggttTCTGGCTGGGTTCGAGTCAAGACGCTATTCAGTGGCTGAGGAAAAAGAGAGGGGCTTTTTAATAGCCAATCTAGCAAAGGATCTAGGGCTGACTGTTGAGGAACTGGTGGCAAGGGGGGCCCAAATTGTATCGAAAGGAAACAAACAGCATTTTCAGCTCAGTCATCACACCGGCGATTTGCTTCTGAAGGAAAAAATGGACAGGGAGGAGCTATGCGGCCCTACAGAGTCATGTATACTGCATTTTCAGGTATTACTGCAAAACCCTTTCCAGTTAATTACACAGGAGATTCAGATCATAGATGTAAATGATCATGCTCCAGtattctttgaaaatgaaatggaGCTGAAAATCCCAGAAAACTCTCCACCAGGAACAGTGATTCCTTTGGAATATGCTGAGGATTTGGATGTGGGAAAAAACAGTCTCCAAAACTACACAATTGTTCCCAATTCCCATTTTCACGTTCTCATGCGCAGtcggaaggatggaaggaagtaTCCAGAACTAGTACTGGACAGAGCGCTGGATCGAGAGGAGCTGCCTGAGTTCAGTTTAACACTCATAGCGCTGGATGGCGGGTTGCCACCAAGGTCTGGGACAGCCCAGATCCACATTCTGGTCTTAGACATAAATGACAATGCCCCAGAATTTGCACAGTCCCTCTATGAAGTTCAAATTCTAGAGAACATCCCTATTAACTCTGTCATTGTCACTGTTTCAGCTTCTGATTTAGATACAGGAAGTTTTGGGGCAATatcatattcattttttcatgCTTCAGAAGAAATTCTCAAAACTTTTCAACTAAATCCAATTACTGGTGATATGCAATtagttaaatatttgaattttgaagCAATAAATAATTATGAAGTCGACATAGAGGCCAAGGATGGTGGAGGTCTTTCAGGAAAATCTACAGTCATAATTCAGGTGGTTGATGTGAATGACAACCCACCAGAACTGACTTTGTCATCAGTTAACAGTCCTATCCCTGAGAATTCGGTAGAGACTGTGGTAGCGATTTTCAGTGTTTCTGATCTAGACTCTGGAGACAATGGAAGAGTGATGTGTTCCATCCAGAACAATCTCCCCTTCGTCCTGAAACCATCCTTAGAGAATTTTTACACCCTAGTGTCTGAAGGAACGTTGGACAGAGAAAGCAGAGCCGAATATAACATCACCATCACAGTCACCGACATGGGGACACCCAGACTGAAAACTGAGCAGAGCATAATAATCCTTATCTCTGACGTCAATGACAACGCCCCTGCCTTCTCCCAAACGTCATACACGCTGTTGGTGCACGAGAACAACCAGCCCGCTCTGCACATAGGCAGTGTCCACGCCACAGACAGAGACTCAGGCACCAACGCCCAGATCACCTACTCGCTGCTGCCAAACCAGGACCCGCACCTGCCCCTCGCCTCGCTGGTCTCCATCAACGCAGACAATGGGCAGCTGTTTGCGCTGAGGGCGCTGGACTTCGAGGCCCTGCAGGCATTCGAGTTCCGCGTGGGCGCCACAGACCAAGGCTCTCCCGCGCTCAGCAGCCAGGCGCTGGTGCGAGTGGTGGTGCTGGACGACAATGACAACTCGCCCTTCGTGCTGTACCCAATGCAGAACGCCTCTGCGCCCTGCACTGAGCTGGTGCCCAGGGCAGCAGAGCAGGGCTACCTGGTCACCAAGGTGGTGGCAGTGGATGGAGACTCGGGTCAGAACGCCTGGCTGTCATACCAGCTGCTCAAGACTACTGAGCCAGGGCTGTTTGGCGTGTGGGCGCACAATGGCGAGGTGCGCACCACCAGGCTGCTGAGTGAGCGCGACGCGGCCAGGCACAGGCTGGTGGTGCTGGTCAAGGACAATGGCGAGCCTCCGCTCTCTGCCAGCGTCACGCTGCACGTGCTGCTGGTGGATGGCTTCTCCCAGCCCTACCTGCCGCTCCCGGAAGTGGCGCCCGAGCGCGCGCAGGGGGACTGGCTCACTGTCTACTTGGTCATCGCCTTGGCCTCTGTGTCATcgctcttcctcttctctgtgctGGTGTTCGTGGTTGTGAGGCTGTGCAGGAGGCGCAGGGCGGTGCCGCTGGGTGTCTGTTCTATGCCTGAGGGCCACTTTCCTGGTCACCTGGTGGATGTTAGTGGCAGGGGTACCCTGTCTCAGAGCTACCAATATGAAGTGTGTCTGATGGGAGGCTCAGGGACTAGTGACTTCCTGAGTCCAATTATCCCCACTAGTGTGATTCAAGACCCTTAG